The Candidatus Hydrogenedentota bacterium genomic interval GGCACTGCGAAGCCACTCAAAAATCTGTCTTCGTGTCATGCCTGCAGTAAACCAAAGGATAGCGCCCAAGATCATAAGGATAATGGAGACATAACTATGCCATGTAAACATACCGGGATTGGCTTTGCCGCTCATGTAAAATGCTGCTAAACCGATCAAAAACAGGAAGCCGCCGGGATATACAGCGGTACGAGGCAGCGCACTGACCGACTGTTCTTGGTTTCTATCCTGTTGATCGTTTCTTTTCTTCGCCATAATAAATAGCCTTAATGGAATGAGTTTAAAGGGTTATCCACGCGGGGAAAAGGGTGGAAACGGATTTATGGTAACATGAAACCAGTCAATGATACCAATGCAGAAAAAAATGGGAGATGCAGGGGGGAGACGAAAATGAAAAGGAGAGGATAGGTTTCGCGAAGGATAGGTCTTTGCTAAATGTAAATGTGTCTGAGCGCGTTTTAAATCTTTCCCCGATGAGGTGAAGCGGTAGCCGGCTAGGCAGCGTCCTCAAATGCCCCCAATAGACCTGTTTCCATAGGGATAGGTTAAAGGACCTGTTAATTACATGTTTGACGACATCTCGTCTTCAAGAATCCGTTGATATTCCATGCAGTACCGAGCTGAAGGGATTGCTTTTAGCCGTTTAAGGGGGATTGGTTTGCCACTGCCTTCGCAAACGCCATAACTCCCTTTTTTAATTCGTTCTAAGGCATCAAGAACATCGCGCAGCTGCTTGGATTCACTGCTTGCAATATTTAAAGCCGTTTCCAAATTAAAGTTGTCGGTTCCGCTTTCGGCATACCCATACAAATCAGCACCGTGCTCCCGTCCCGATTCTGTACGTGCCGCCTCTTCAATGTTTTGGATACTTGATATTAAACGATCGCGTTCTTCAATCAACATTTTTTCAAAACGTTTTAAATTGGCCTCGGAAATCATTAAAGTATCAACTCCTTTCAATATCTTTTAAAAGAACATCTTAAAAGATATTCAATCAAAAGCAAAATCACATCCATTCGCGCCCTGTAGCGCTTTATGTCGAACTTGCTTATAAAGGGCAACCTATGGTATCAGAGAAAAAAAGAATAATCAACTTTATTAAAAAGAGGTGAAAGGTGTTCCCTACTTTTTCGGCAAGAAAGGGATTGAATCTTCAAGTCAAAAATGGAGTTTCTAATTATGGAAACCAAATGAAAGTACCGACGGAACGGCTCGGTAATTCTGAACGCGCAATACGCTGTTCCCATTCGATCGAAAAGGCTTGCGGCGATCGCGAGGCGTTGACAGCAATAAAAAGAATTGATCCGTCAGGGTTTTGAAAGGCAATGTGATTAAAGAGGCGCGTTTCTTTGACATCGCTATTGATTCTGACAGCGTCACGTTGGATGAAATTCATGAATTGACCGTAGAGGAAGTAGTCGGAGCGGTATTGAACACTCAAATCCTGTTTTAATTCAATACAAGTGGCGTCGGCTTTATGGGGACCTCTATTGGGCTGTCGTTTCTCATCCAAGATTGTTACCCATGCGTTGTAGCTCCGCGACCAATTCCTGAAAATATCGGTGATCAAGGAAGCGCCCGCTGCGCCAAAAACAGAGCCTTCCGTAAAAAAGATATCTTTATCCGGATAGTTTTCTTTCAGATGTTTTTGCGCGCTCACTTTACCTTCATACAAATGAAAGGCAGTTCCCTCAACATAAACGGCACTGGCGGGGTTGGCGATGATTGTTCGCGGAAAGTCGAGATTATTCCAGTTATGATCCCAGCACCACACGGCTGTTTTAATGCCCTGTTCTTTAAAGAGCGGGCCCAGATGATCCTTGATAAAATCGCGCTGTTCTTCTCCGGTCCATAACGTGGTCGGGTAGTCTTTATGAGACATACGCGGTTCATTTTGCAAGGTAATCGCGTGAATAGGAATGCCTTCCGCTGCATAGGCTTCAATATAGCGCGCCAAGTACAGTGCCCATAGGTCGTAATACTCGGGTTTCACCGAACCGCCGCCAAGAGTTCCGCTCGTCTTCATCCACGCGGGAGGACTCCAGGGGGAGGCAAAGAAAAGAATATCAGGATTATATTCCATGGATTTCTTGATGACGGGAATCAGGTATGCCCGATCTTTTTCTATGGAAAAATGCGTTAATTCAGGATCTGTTTGCCCGGCCGGTAAATCATCATAGGTGTAATAAGCCTCGCCGATGAAGTCGCTGGCACCGATGCACAGACGCATCAGATTCATGCCGATACCCTCTATGGGGCACACCAATTTTTTGATGACTTCGTTGCGAGTTGTCTCCGGTAATTTAAATAAATTTTCGCAGGTGGCATGGTCCCAAGAAGAACCTAAGCCGAGCACGGGTTGATAGGTTGTCGCCGCCGTAACACGAACGAGGAGGGGATCACAGGGACAGGGTTCCTCCCAGGCAATATCCATCTCCCGAGAAAGTTGTTTTTTCCCGTCCTGCGTGCTTAACCAGAACGAAACATCGGTCGTTGCCTGTGCTTTTTTCACCGGCGTAACTGCCAATAAACAGGCGCCAAAAATAATCAAGAGGGAACTGAAGGATATGTGAAATCGATAGGTGTTCATAACCAATATTTTCTTTATGGTTGATTCATGATATTGTTTGTAGTTTGAGAGAAGCCGAAATTGAATTTTCTACAGTTTTTCAAGGATCACAATTGTCGCATCAGACCGGATTTCCGTTTGCGGTGATTATCATAAAATACCAAAGTTACAAGCAATGTGCCCACAAGGATCTGTTGCCAGTGTACATTAATATCGTGGAGGTTACAGAAATTTTGCAGTACCGTCATAATGAGTGCGCCGGCAATGGCGACAAAAGCGCCGCCTTCTCCGCCGGCAAGACTGGCACCGCCGATGACGCAAGCCGCCACAGCATTCAGTTCATACATTTGCAATTCTGTCGGTGAGGCGACGCCGCTTCGCGACGCCATCATCATGCCGCCGAATCCTGCGCAAGCGCCGCTGATCGTATATGCGCCGATACGTATCCAATCTACAGGCACCCCGGATAACCGTGCCGCTTCATTGTTGCCGCCTACGGCGTAGAGGGACCGCCCGAACCGGGTGTAGCGCAACATAAAGGCGATTATTGCCGCGAGTCCAAACATCAATCCTGTTGGAAGCCACCAACCGCGCGTGCCGCCGAGCCACGAAAAGCTGTCGGGAAGGTTGAAGATGGGAACGGCTCCTGATGCGATGAGCGCGAAACCGCGCGCTGCCATCATCATGCCAAGGGTCACGATAAAAGGAGGGATACGCCCTTTGGCGACCAATAGACCACTGACCACGCCGCAAACGAGACCGGTTCCGGTACCAATAAAAATCCCGGGAAGGACGGGTACGCCGTGGTTCACCATGGCAATGCAGCCGACCACGCCGCCTAAAGCCGCCACACTGCCAACGGACAAATCAATGCCTGCCGTCAAAATGACCAGCAATTGGCCCAAGGCTAAAATCCCAACGACCGCTGTCCGCTGCATGACATTTTGCATGTTTTCGGGTGAACGAAATAGGGGGGACGCAAAAGCGAGAACGATACACAGCAGCGCTAAAATAAAGATAGGAGAATGTTTCGCGATAAAATTACCCATAAGTTTCCTGTCTTAAACGATGAATGGCGGCAACCAAAATATCGTGTTTGTTTATCCGGTAAAATAGAGATAGAGACTTAAAATAAGAAGCAAAATAAGAACAGAATTGATAATATCCCATCGATTCCAACTTGCCCGCACATGGCGGCGTTCCTCGGGGGTCGTCGATGCAAAGCAAAGGTTTTCGATCTGCGCGGCAGCCGGCGCCGGCGTGAGCAAGCTGAACAGTACCAAGGTGAAACAGCAATATACAAATAGGATAACGCCGAAGATCAAAAAGTTAATGCTGCCGTAGGCAATCAATGTACGCAGGATAAGGGGCAGGGCGCTCGCCTCTGTTGCCGTATAGTATCCTGCCAGAACCTGACAACTCAGCTTCGTCAATCCTAAAACAAAGCCGGACAGTAAGGTGATGACGGCGCCGGTTCCGTTAATGCGCTTCCAGAATACACCTAGGAAAAAGACGGCGGTCATGGGCGGAGCAAGATAGCCTTGTACATTTTGCAGATATTCATATAGGGCGCCGGATACATGGCGCATGGCGGGAATCCACAATAAACCAAGGGCTACGATTACCATGGTCGCAAGGCGTCCTACAAAGACCATTTCGCGCTCCGACGAATCGGGCTTCAATTTTTTGTAAATGTCGATGGTGAACAGTGTTGAGCAGGAATTGAAGAGGGAGGATAAGGAACTCATGAGCGCAGCAAGGAGCCCCGCCACCACCAATCCCCGCAATCCCGAGGGCAGCAATTGACTCACCAAGGCGGGAAAGGCTTGGTCTGTATCGTTGAGTTGAAGCAGTCCTTTTTGGGATAAGGCGTAGGCGATCATGCCGGGAATGATAAATAAAAACACGGGGGTCAGTTTCAAATAGGCGCCGAAAATCGTGCCCCGCCGTGCGAGCTTCAGATTGCGTGCCGCCAATGTTCGCTGAACGATGTACTGGTCTGTACACCAGTACCACAGGCCTGTAATCGGAGCGGCGAAAAGCATCCCTACCCAAGGAAATTCAGGATCGTTCCATGGCCGCCACAAATTGAAACGGGCACTGCCGCTGATTTCGCGCAGTTCTCCCCAACCGCCCAAATGATACAAGCCGATGGCGGTCATGCACAGGGAACCGAGGATGAGCACCACGGTTTGCGCGGCATCTGTATAAACGACGGCGCGCAATCCACCAAATATAGTGTACACGCCGGTAATCAATACGACGAATACGGCTCCTAACCAAAAACTGTTGATTCCCCCTATCTCTAGTTCGGGTAAAAGCGTTTGGATAACCACTGCGCCCGCGTAAACCGTGACACTGACTTTTGTAAAGACGTAGGCCATGAGACTGACCAAAGAGAGGATCCAGCGGGTCGCGGCATTATAACGTTTCTCTAAAAATTCCGGCATCGTATAGACCCCGGAACGATAATAAAAGGGGACAAGGACCCATCCCAAGACGAGAAGACACCAAGCGTGCAATTCGTAATGGGCCATGGCGACCCCGCTTTTAGCGCCCGATTCGGCAAGGCCTACAAGGTGTTCAGAGCCTATGTTTGAAGCGAAGAGAGAAGCACCAATGACAAACCAGCCTATGTTGCGCCCTGCCAAAAAATAATCGGCAGAAGTTTCTTGTTTGCGCATGGTATACACAATCACGCCTGCGAGCAAGGCAAAATAGGCCGCTATCATTAACCAGTCAAAGGTGGTAAATGAAACCATACGAAATACCCCTTCTCAATTGTAGTGTTAGTTGTGTACACAGATTATAGTGTACCCAGAATTATAGGGGGTGATTCAATACGGAGGGCTTGCGAAGCCTCCTCTTTGTTTTTCCCTTTGCCGGTTCTTATACTTTCCAAAGCAAAGAATTCCTTATGTTTGCTAGAATACTTTTTGCAGTGAGGACAAAAAGCGAATTCACAGCCGGTCTTCTTGTAAGATATAAGAAAATACAACTTATTAATTTGGAGGAATAATGAAACAGATCGCACTTGCCGTAGGCGCTCATCCCGACGATATCGAATTTATGATGGCGGGAACGTTGATGTTGTTGGAACGGGCAGGCTACGAGATACACGTTTTTATTGTGGCATCAGGAAGCTGCGGCACCATGACCACTGATCGTGAGACGACGGCGCGTATTCGCCTCGCTGAGGCAAAAAATGCGGCACAGGTAATGAAGGCGCATTTTCACGCTCCTTTGGTCGATGATTTGGAAGTACTCTATACGCTTCCTTTGTTGAGTCGTGTCGGCGCTGTGATTCGCGAAGTGCAGCCGGATATTATCTTGACCCACTCTTTGGAAGAATATATGGAAGATCATATCAATACCTGCCGCCTTGTGGTCAGCGCCGCCTTTGCCCGTGCTATGCCCAATTTTATAACCGACCCGGAAAAAACACCCTATCAAAAAGATACGGTTCTTTACCATTGCCTGCCCTATGGGTTACGTGATCAATTCGGCAAGAAAATCGCGCCCGACTTTTTTGTGGATATTAGCGAAGTTCAAGAACTTAAAACACAGGCGCTTGCTTGCCATGAAAGTCAAAAACTCTGGTTGGATCAAAGCCAGGGCTTAGACAGTTATCTGATCGCTATGGCGGATATGGAGAAGACGGTAGGGCAGATGTCCGGATATTTTGAACAGGCAGAAGGCTGGCGTTTTCATAATCCCCTTGGTTTTTGTGCGGCAGGAACGAATCCGCTCGAAAAAGCATTGTCGAAAAATTATTATGAGCCAAAGCCCTAGTGAAGCCGCTAAAAAGCGAAAGGGAATAAGATAGACAAAAATACCGAAAAACAGAACTTTTTCATGCTCTGTCTTCGTGTTACCTTCTTCAACAACCTTTCAAAAATCCTCTTTAGGCTTGCAACAATTAGAGTTAATAACCTTGCCTAGGAAGGGCTTCCTATATCTGTTTAATCCGGCATGTTTACTCCACTTAAGGTTTAATTCCTTTAATATCAATAGGATAATGTTATAAAGGGCATTTTCTTGCCCCTACGTATAGGCTGTGGATAGCTTGTGGATAACTCACGCTTCAGTGTTTCTTTGAATCGTGGATAATGCGAATTTGAGATATAGATTCTGTTGCGGGTTCTTTTGTGAGATCCTCAGTAAATGCCCTATAATTGTTCTTGTTTTTGGTCTTGTAGAAAGGGAGAATAATGTGTATGCCCCAAGATAAAGGAGGCATCACTCCTGAAGCGGTCAAGGAGTACCGCTGAACGCAATGGGTTTTGCCCATAAAGTCTTATTGTTTTATAGGTACTAATCTTAAAAAAGTAAAGTGTCTTATGTGAATGATTTGTAAGCTGCTAAATCAACTGCCTGAGGGAATCCGTTCCCCATTTATAGCTGTCAAAGACGGCAGACAACAAGGCTTGGTCTTTCATGAAGGATCAACGGCGATTCAACAAGCCCTTTTTAAAGAGGAGGGCTGCGAAGCGCTTTCGACTCTCGGGCGGGGAAGCATGCTGAAGTTTGAGTGGCTCCCCGGGCGGTGGGGTATTCTGCGCCAATTTCTACGGGGCGGCATGATGAAATATGTGTTGCGCCGCTATTATTTATTTGATAATCGCCCCTTATCTGAATTTTCGCTTCATGCCCGTATCCTGCAATTGGGGCTTCCTGTGCCGCGGCTGCTGGGCGTTCGGTGGCTTCGCATTGGATTCTTCTATACAGGCGCTTTAGCCACAGAGGCTTTGGAAGGGGAAGATTTGGCGCAATGGCTGGATCTTTTTAAAGAGGATTTGGAGAGGTGCAGACCGGTGCTCTTTGCCTGTGGTCAAGCCATCCGTGAAATGCATGATGCCGATGTGCTTCATGCCGATTTACAAGTAAAAAATATCTTTATAAGCGGCGGCATCCCTTTCCTCTTAGATTTTGACAGGGCCGTCATTGGAAAAAGTGTATCCCTATTCAGGCGTCAATGTAATCTCCTCCGTCTCCGTCGCTCTTTTCTAAAGCTTGGGTACCGCCGGCAGTTTTTTGATATAGTACTGGAGGGTTATGGAGCCATCTCTTTCAATAAATGGCTTGATAGGTATTATAAGATCAAGGGGCACTTGTCGGATGCTGTATCTTTTCGGAGAATTCCCGGGAAATGACTGAAGATATTCATAAACAACGCGAATCTAGGGTGATATGTCCGCCGGGCTTTAAAATATTGAAGTCCTGGTATCGTCGAGTCTATGCGCGTCAAGATCTCAATAAGGAACAAATTCAATCTCTTTTATCGGCCGATAAAGAACTGGTCAAAAAGACCAAAAAAACAAGTGTTAGCACGGTCGGCGATTGGATTATTAAGGAGCGCCGCTCTTCCTTTCTTTTAGGGATGTGCATCCCTTTCAGAAATAATAACAAACACCGGCTCCCTTGGCGGGCGGGCAATTATCTGCGTATGTATGGCATTCACGTGGCGGAACCCTTGGCCTATGTGGAGCGGAAGGTTGCCGGGGTAGTCGTGAAGAGTTGGTATATATTTCGCAATCTCAACCATTGCCGAGACGTTGAAAGTTATCTGAGTGAACTGATTTTGGCAGGCGTGACGAAAGAAAGCCTCTCCGATTTTTTGCATCATCTTGCCCTTGCCGTAAAGGAACTGGAGACTGTGCAGGCTTATCATGCTGATCTTTCCGGTAAAAATATTTATACGGCAGACGGCAAGAATTTCTATTTCATTGATTTGGAAGCGGTGCAATTTAACGTGGAGTATGACGCCAAGAAACGAATGAAAAATCATGTTCAGTTATATGATTCTTTTTGTGATGCTCTCTCAGACCTCTTGCTAGTCCCCTTTTTGGGAGCGTTGATGCATGAGTCTCTGGATTTGCGCGTGTGGATGCCGGAAGTACGTAAGGCACAAAAGGAGCGGAGGGCACAGGTGGAGGCGTCTTGGGCGAAGCACGGCCAACCGGAACGGATTAACCCTTTGCGCGCCTTTCGCGTACACATTTGAT includes:
- a CDS encoding ABC transporter permease — its product is MGNFIAKHSPIFILALLCIVLAFASPLFRSPENMQNVMQRTAVVGILALGQLLVILTAGIDLSVGSVAALGGVVGCIAMVNHGVPVLPGIFIGTGTGLVCGVVSGLLVAKGRIPPFIVTLGMMMAARGFALIASGAVPIFNLPDSFSWLGGTRGWWLPTGLMFGLAAIIAFMLRYTRFGRSLYAVGGNNEAARLSGVPVDWIRIGAYTISGACAGFGGMMMASRSGVASPTELQMYELNAVAACVIGGASLAGGEGGAFVAIAGALIMTVLQNFCNLHDINVHWQQILVGTLLVTLVFYDNHRKRKSGLMRQL
- a CDS encoding sodium/solute symporter (Members of the Solute:Sodium Symporter (SSS), TC 2.A.21 as described in tcdb.org, catalyze solute:Na+ symport. Known solutes for members of the family include sugars, amino acids, nucleosides, inositols, vitamins, urea or anions, depending on the system.), producing the protein MVSFTTFDWLMIAAYFALLAGVIVYTMRKQETSADYFLAGRNIGWFVIGASLFASNIGSEHLVGLAESGAKSGVAMAHYELHAWCLLVLGWVLVPFYYRSGVYTMPEFLEKRYNAATRWILSLVSLMAYVFTKVSVTVYAGAVVIQTLLPELEIGGINSFWLGAVFVVLITGVYTIFGGLRAVVYTDAAQTVVLILGSLCMTAIGLYHLGGWGELREISGSARFNLWRPWNDPEFPWVGMLFAAPITGLWYWCTDQYIVQRTLAARNLKLARRGTIFGAYLKLTPVFLFIIPGMIAYALSQKGLLQLNDTDQAFPALVSQLLPSGLRGLVVAGLLAALMSSLSSLFNSCSTLFTIDIYKKLKPDSSEREMVFVGRLATMVIVALGLLWIPAMRHVSGALYEYLQNVQGYLAPPMTAVFFLGVFWKRINGTGAVITLLSGFVLGLTKLSCQVLAGYYTATEASALPLILRTLIAYGSINFLIFGVILFVYCCFTLVLFSLLTPAPAAAQIENLCFASTTPEERRHVRASWNRWDIINSVLILLLILSLYLYFTG
- a CDS encoding LmbE family protein produces the protein MKQIALAVGAHPDDIEFMMAGTLMLLERAGYEIHVFIVASGSCGTMTTDRETTARIRLAEAKNAAQVMKAHFHAPLVDDLEVLYTLPLLSRVGAVIREVQPDIILTHSLEEYMEDHINTCRLVVSAAFARAMPNFITDPEKTPYQKDTVLYHCLPYGLRDQFGKKIAPDFFVDISEVQELKTQALACHESQKLWLDQSQGLDSYLIAMADMEKTVGQMSGYFEQAEGWRFHNPLGFCAAGTNPLEKALSKNYYEPKP